A stretch of Onychomys torridus chromosome 2, mOncTor1.1, whole genome shotgun sequence DNA encodes these proteins:
- the Fam205a gene encoding protein FAM205A, which produces MLSSTYFLWDTEYSLYTYFYIFIIILIIWQVQQNYHRLKCEHTRSCCRRHRKVRQRARDAASRARRLSREEAEKPWELLTIMKSQSWLPKEGHVRQLLCVDPCCQVCDAASLEIQQLLRSERSQTSPALSGLPLGSSCLEMLPVSRVSFEQNVELHPRHSRRLPLSSGTPVLAQLTEHLTQSTSVVGVRQCWADLLQVGEEFHRTDVPMVSETVASSGLREPVVLMTAGEVMHSNLNYVPQNQDHQPFNSQISFQTVNPESTQVMHPMTLSLVTTVPQPFLSPEVLRLLELHVRKLVHFQRWGLPRRVEESLRQLIPNPPMYFQPESNQPVSFILNTTSRNYVDRFGNISHQTWCSCTDSQPTQTFWVSEWSNVEPKRKTHCEEIPSPVGKPLFTPDHNVLRRICLLPEGQVNDSRSNLQKQCTQLFCGLPSMHSESLVTTFLGAQDLSKDTPQSSYKDPDLLKESSPFPLLPHTLPQAPPPCSSTSSNESLWEHQDAQLSVPFLTLAECKTLEWHLLQRQLQLRWGLPGVIPRSPYVQSHMQYKPCNKTKPQETLKKVSCPGKSSSVLTRDLFFIPDHTRRLLEFHLQRQLIHLRWGLPQRIQRSIHLLLSSADQQSRSCSSRALPNVSIPQPGDPEADGSDDMFALAVDRSSIPTPRLFSQTKAILKSHVDSKCGQIHQGKVPACVQSSWECRIPGILAVGTPFSKISSGQPLELQAENNSDLYHKVVPLEPEALDQEKQASSGTLIEHCKRPQALPEEMIKKLETTLQHKYLAFLSGLPALYCVAPSRATSPAIVSQSATTEMPPGPVKIPQEKPLTQMIPLEDPCRSGLEPCTWHDEEASVNTTGEVQSEGQVERRTEKVFLDSQREILGKLNFHLKKKVLEIKLGIPLTADDLKESNAAGPESESMQEPVRSLDIPEGTELQKLPGSGDSPPAPDANRVHLKKQPATAGQTVCHKPSQPSSRTVAHGSVQRGSKASKLRNKTEAQVYCIQMETSGDEPNLEKPFSTEPQRPDKSKSSAHIPTLTEKSEEPGKPEAVGDLGEMGADLGLSPTSEKTQHDGDQEPEKGPQHRTPQGSSQQNQSFHLEDPCLPSPQDPPDLEFPEPPPKVFMEREPECDKQDSQTKVNVTPKPAKIAKVPQPVASQASQGLPFRHPPTQGKPFGGQTWQDHISRGQVMPTSPHASPSLPEAGLKTKMKSFFHAINPKIKGKTHVEPIVSIPGKAAKTSKENVDKGLPQAKSPTKKTKTESCRGPKAHSVSSEKSVIASFLTAPHISDSKLRPGPRQSGSVSAPGRPRHCPRHCPLLAYAIQYRSPP; this is translated from the exons ATGTTGAGCTCTACGTATTTTCTGTGGGATACTGAATACTCCTTATATACCTATTTCTACATTTTCATCATTATCCTAATTATCTGGCAAGTGCAACAGAATTACCACAGATTGAAGTGCGAGCACACAAGGAGCTGTTGCCGG cgTCACCGGAAAGTCAGGCAGAGGGCTAGAGATGCGGCATCAAGAG CCAGGAGACTTTCCCGAGAAGAAGCTGAGAAGCCCTGGGAGCTGCTGACTATCATGAAAAG CCAAAGCTGGCTCCCCAAGGAGGGACATGTGCGGCAGCTCCTGTGTGTTGATCCCTGCTGCCAAGTCTGTGATGCTGCGTCTCTAGAGATCCAGCAGCTGCTGAGGAGTGAGAGAAGCCAGACCTCCCCTGCTTTGTCGGGATTGCCACTGGGCTCTTCTTGCCTGGAGATGTTACCCGTATCCAGAGTGTCTTTTGAGCAGAACGTGGAGCTTCATCCTAGGCACTCCAGACGTCTTCCACTATCATCTGGGACCCCAGTACTAGCACAACTAACAGAACACTTAACACAGTCGACCAGTGTGGTCGGTGTCCGACAATGCTGGGCTGATCTCCTTCAAGTAGGAGAGGAATTTCATCGGACAGACGTGCCCATGGTCTCTGAGACGGTGGCTTCCTCAGGGCTTAGGGAGCCGGTGGTTTTAATGACTGCAGGGGAGGTAATGCACAGCAATTTAAACTATGTCCCGCAGAACCAAGACCACCAGCCTTTCAACTCACAGATCTCTTTTCAAACCGTGAACCCGGAGAGTACTCAGGTCATGCATCCTATGACCCTGTCTCTTGTCACCACGGTCCCCCAGCCATTCCTCAGTCCTGAAGTGCTAAGGCTTCTTGAGCTACATGTGAGAAAATTGGTACATTTCCAAAGATGGGGGCTCCCCAGACGTGTAGAGGAGTCCCTAAGGCAACTTATACCAAACCCACCAATGTATTTCCAGCCTGAAAGTAACCAGCCAGTTTCTTTTATCCTGAATACTACTTCTCGAAACTATGTTGACAGGTTTGGGAATATTTCCCACCAGACCTGGTGCTCATGTACAGACAGCCAACCTACCCAGACCTTTTGGGTTTCTGAGTGGTCTAATGTGGAACCAAAACGAAAAACACACTGTGAAGAAATCCCAAGCCCTGTGGGAAAGCCCTTATTCACTCCTGACCATAATGTTCTGCGTAGAATCTGTCTACTGCCTGAGGGACAAGTTAACGACTCCAGGAGCAATCTTCAGAAGCAATGCACTCAGTTATTCTGCGGCCTCCCTTCCATGCACAGTGAGTCCTTGGTTACTACCTTCTTAGGCGCTCAAGATCTCTCCAAGGACACACCCCAATCCTCCTACAAAGATCCAGATCTCTTGAAGGAGTCCTCACCCTTCCCCTTGCTGCCCCACACTCTACCTCAGGCACCCCCTCCCTGTTCCTCAACTTCTTCAAATGAGTCTTTGTGGGAACATCAAGACGCTCAGCTCAGCGTACCATTTCTGACTCTGGCTGAGTGTAAAACCTTGGAATGGCATCTTCTACAAAGACAGCTTCAGCTTCGGTGGGGTCTGCCAGGTGTCATCCCCAGATCTCCCTATGTGCAAAGCCACATGCAATATAAGCCGTGTAATAAAACAAAGCCACAGGAGACTTTAAAAAAAGTCTCCTGTCCAGGGAAGTCCTCCTCAGTCCTCACCAGAGACCTTTTCTTCATCCCAGATCATACACGCAGGCTGCTGGAATTCCACCTCCAGAGGCAGCTGATTCACCTCCGCTGGGGCCTGCCCCAGAGGATCCAGCGCTCCATTCACTTGCTGCTGTCCTCTGCTGACCAACAGTCCCGATCCTGCAGCAGCCGGGCACTGCCCAATGTGAGCATCCCACAGCCAGGCGACCCAGAGGCTGATGGGTCTGATGACATGTTTGCACTTGCAGTGGACAGATCGTCAATCCCCACGCCACGCTTGTTTTCCCAGACAAAGGCAATATTGAAGAGCCATGTTGATTCCAAATGTGGACAGATCCACCAGGGCAAGGTCCCTGCTTGTGTCCAAAGTTCCTGGGAGTGCAGAATTCCTGGGATCTTAGCAGTAGGGACTCCCTTCTCCAAAATTTCATCAGGCCAGcccctggagctacaggcagAAAATAACTCTGACTTATATCACAAAGTTGTTCCTCTGGAACCAGAGGCCTTGGACCAGGAGAAGCAGGCTTCATCAGGTACTCTCATTGAACACTGTAAGCGGCCCCAGGCCCTGCCTGAGGAAATGATTAAGAAACTGGAGACAACTTTGCAGCATAAGTATCTGGCCTTCCTGTCAGGCCTGCCTGCCCTTTACTGTGTGGCCCCCTCTAGAGCAACATCCCCAGCGATTGTTAGCCAATCTGCAACCACAGAGATGCCGCCTGGACCTGTCAAAATACCACAGGAAAAACCCCTAACTCAGATGATCCCACTTGAAGACCCATGTCGGAGTGGGCTTGAACCTTGTACTTGGCATGACGAAGAGGCTTCTGTGAACACTACAGGAGAGGTCCAGTCTGAAGGACAGGTGGAAAGGAGGACAGAGAAGGTGTTTCTAGACAGCCAGAGAGAGATCTTGGGGAAACTGAATTTCCACCTGAAAAAAAAGGTCCTAGAGATAAAGTTGGGAATTCCTCTAACAGCTGATGACCTCAAAGAGTCAAATGCAGCAGGCCCAGAGAGTGAATCCATGCAGGAACCTGTCAGGAGTCTAGACATCCCAGAAGGCACCGAGCTCCAGAAACTGCCTGGCTCAGGTGactctcctccagccccagatgCAAACAGGGTCCACCTTAAAAAACAGCCAGCCACTGCAGGACAGACTGTATGCCATAAGCCAAGCCAACCTAGTTCCAGAACAGTAGCCCATGGTTCTGTCCAGAGGGGCTCCAAGGCCTCCAAACTCAGGAATAAGACGGAGGCCCAAGTGTACTGTATTCAGATGGAGACCAGTGGGGACGAGCCCAACCTAGAAAAACCCTTTAGCACTGAGCCTCAAAGGCCAGACAAGAGCAAGTCCTCAGCCCACATCCCCACGCTGACAGAAAAGAGCGAAGAGCCAGGGAAACCTGAGGCAGTGGGGGACCTTGGAGAGATGGGTGCAGATCTTGGGCTTTCCCCGACCAGTGAAAAAACACAACATGATGGAGATCAGGAGCCAGAAAAAGGGCCTCAGCACAGGACACCTCAAGGCTCCTCACAGCAGAATCAGAGCTTTCATCTTGAGGATCCTTGTCTGCCCAGCCCCCAGGATCCCCCTGACCTTGAGTTCCCAGAGCCACCTCCAAAAGTCTTCATGGAGAGAGAGCCTGAATGTGACAAGCAAGACAGTCAAACCAAGGTAAATGTCACCCCGAAGCCTGCAAAGATTGCTAAGGTCCCCCAGCCTGTGGCCTCCCAGGCTTCCCAGGGCCTTCCTTTCCGTCACCCACCAACTCAGGGAAAGCCTTTTGGGGGCCAAACTTGGCAAGACCACATTTCACGAGGGCAGGTGATGCCAACTTCTCCTCACGCTAGCCCCAGCCTTCCAGAGGCTGGCTTGAAAACTAAGATGAAATCCTTTTTTCACGCTATTAACCCcaagataaaaggaaaaacacatgTGGAACCCATAGTCTCAAtacctggaaaagcagccaaaaCCAGTAAAGAAAATGTTGACAAGGGTCTGCCTCAAGCCAAAAGCCCCACCAAGAAAACGAAGACAGAGAGCTGCAGAGGGCCCAAGGCCCACTCTGTGTCCTCTGAGAAGTCAGTGATCGCATCCTTCTTAACTGCTCCCCACATTTCAGACAGTAAGCTCCGGCCAGGCCCTCGACAGTCCGGCTCTGTCTCAGCACCAGGCCGGCCCCGACATTGTCCCCGGCACTGTCCTCTATTGGCTTATGCCATTCAATACAGAAGCCCACCCTAG
- the Fam205c gene encoding protein FAM205C isoform X1, which translates to MLSPTFILWDVGYPLYTYGSLFIIALFIWHIKRNHQGLRLGPNKSCYKCYRRVKQRPGERTPRGKSQTSKEEAEKLQKLLSIMKSQGWLPRDGSIRRLLCSEPSCSICNAMAMEIQQLLGIENKTTSPVSLRASQSFPCLEALPASKAELDKSPELCSQHSRDVSQASSLTPSQSTDQKSSTQSAAPSTGDSNVQCYSPDPPQKQEPQGSNVSRDAGSLSSSSVEEPGVPANQQKRRKKTKKFVLKDQAPPEADAENKMTFFSHWVNPEVKCDRLEEPFVLLKSETEAKPKTKEPEKSQALVRANTAKTTKDPKAKPLVAKKNI; encoded by the exons ATGTTGAGCCCTACTTTTATTCTGTGGGATGTGGGATACCCATTATATACTTATGGATCTCTATTCATTATTGCATTATTTATTTGGCATATTAAAAGGAACCATCAAGGATTAAGGTTGGGACCTAACAAGAGCTGTTACAAG TGTTACAGAAGAGTCAAACAAAGGCCTGGAGAGAGAACACCAAGAGGTAAATCCCA AACGTCCAAGGAAGAAGCCGAGAAGCTGCAGAAGCTACTCTCTATCATGAAAAG CCAGGGCTGGCTTCCTCGGGATGGAAGTATCCGGCGGCTCCTGTGCTCAGAGCCTTCCTGCTCAATTTGCAATGCTATGGCTATGGAAATTCAGCAGTTGCTGGGGATAGAAAACAAAACGACCTCTCCTGTCTCACTGAGAGCATCACAGAGCTTTCCTTGCCTGGAAGCACTACCTGCATCGAAAGCTGAGCTTGACAAGAGCCCAGAGCTCTGTTCCCAACACTCTAGAGACGTTTCACAGGCATCCAGCCTCACACCGTCACAATCAACAGACCAGAAATCTTCAACTCAGTCAGCTGCCCCATCAACTGGTGATTCCAACGTGCAATGTTACAGTCCTGATCCTCCGCAAAAGCAGGAACCTCAAGGGTCAAATGTGTCCCGGGATGCAGGCTCTCTGTCTTCTTCAAGTGTGGAAGAACCCGGGGTTCCTGCAAATCagcaaaagaggaggaagaaaaccaagaaatTTGTCTTGAAGGACCAAG CACCCCCAGAAGCGGATGCAGAAAATAAGATGACGTTCTTTTCACACTGGGTCAACCCTGAGGTGAAATGCGACAGGCTGGAGGAACCTTTTGTCCTGTTGAAGTCTGAAACAGAGGCCAAACCCAAGACTAAGGAGCCAGAGAAGAGTCAAGCTCTTGTCAGAGCCAACACAGCGAAGACTACAAAAGACCCCAAGGCCAAGCCTCTCGTTGCCAAGAAGAACATTTGA
- the Fam205c gene encoding protein FAM205C isoform X2, with protein MLSPTFILWDVGYPLYTYGSLFIIALFIWHIKRNHQGLRLGPNKSCYKCYRRVKQRPGERTPRGKSQTSKEEAEKLQKLLSIMKSQGWLPRDGSIRRLLCSEPSCSICNAMAMEIQQLLGIENKTTSPVSLRASQSFPCLEALPASKAELDKSPELCSQHSRDVSQASSLTPSQSTDQKSSTQSAAPSTGDSNVQCYSPDPPQKQEPQGSNVSRDAGSLSSSSVEEPGVPANQQKRRKKTKKFVLKDQAAPPEADAENKMTFFSHWVNPEVKCDRLEEPFVLLKSETEAKPKTKEPEKSQALVRANTAKTTKDPKAKPLVAKKNI; from the exons ATGTTGAGCCCTACTTTTATTCTGTGGGATGTGGGATACCCATTATATACTTATGGATCTCTATTCATTATTGCATTATTTATTTGGCATATTAAAAGGAACCATCAAGGATTAAGGTTGGGACCTAACAAGAGCTGTTACAAG TGTTACAGAAGAGTCAAACAAAGGCCTGGAGAGAGAACACCAAGAGGTAAATCCCA AACGTCCAAGGAAGAAGCCGAGAAGCTGCAGAAGCTACTCTCTATCATGAAAAG CCAGGGCTGGCTTCCTCGGGATGGAAGTATCCGGCGGCTCCTGTGCTCAGAGCCTTCCTGCTCAATTTGCAATGCTATGGCTATGGAAATTCAGCAGTTGCTGGGGATAGAAAACAAAACGACCTCTCCTGTCTCACTGAGAGCATCACAGAGCTTTCCTTGCCTGGAAGCACTACCTGCATCGAAAGCTGAGCTTGACAAGAGCCCAGAGCTCTGTTCCCAACACTCTAGAGACGTTTCACAGGCATCCAGCCTCACACCGTCACAATCAACAGACCAGAAATCTTCAACTCAGTCAGCTGCCCCATCAACTGGTGATTCCAACGTGCAATGTTACAGTCCTGATCCTCCGCAAAAGCAGGAACCTCAAGGGTCAAATGTGTCCCGGGATGCAGGCTCTCTGTCTTCTTCAAGTGTGGAAGAACCCGGGGTTCCTGCAAATCagcaaaagaggaggaagaaaaccaagaaatTTGTCTTGAAGGACCAAG CAG CACCCCCAGAAGCGGATGCAGAAAATAAGATGACGTTCTTTTCACACTGGGTCAACCCTGAGGTGAAATGCGACAGGCTGGAGGAACCTTTTGTCCTGTTGAAGTCTGAAACAGAGGCCAAACCCAAGACTAAGGAGCCAGAGAAGAGTCAAGCTCTTGTCAGAGCCAACACAGCGAAGACTACAAAAGACCCCAAGGCCAAGCCTCTCGTTGCCAAGAAGAACATTTGA
- the Fam205c gene encoding protein FAM205C isoform X3 yields the protein MKSQGWLPRDGSIRRLLCSEPSCSICNAMAMEIQQLLGIENKTTSPVSLRASQSFPCLEALPASKAELDKSPELCSQHSRDVSQASSLTPSQSTDQKSSTQSAAPSTGDSNVQCYSPDPPQKQEPQGSNVSRDAGSLSSSSVEEPGVPANQQKRRKKTKKFVLKDQAPPEADAENKMTFFSHWVNPEVKCDRLEEPFVLLKSETEAKPKTKEPEKSQALVRANTAKTTKDPKAKPLVAKKNI from the exons ATGAAAAG CCAGGGCTGGCTTCCTCGGGATGGAAGTATCCGGCGGCTCCTGTGCTCAGAGCCTTCCTGCTCAATTTGCAATGCTATGGCTATGGAAATTCAGCAGTTGCTGGGGATAGAAAACAAAACGACCTCTCCTGTCTCACTGAGAGCATCACAGAGCTTTCCTTGCCTGGAAGCACTACCTGCATCGAAAGCTGAGCTTGACAAGAGCCCAGAGCTCTGTTCCCAACACTCTAGAGACGTTTCACAGGCATCCAGCCTCACACCGTCACAATCAACAGACCAGAAATCTTCAACTCAGTCAGCTGCCCCATCAACTGGTGATTCCAACGTGCAATGTTACAGTCCTGATCCTCCGCAAAAGCAGGAACCTCAAGGGTCAAATGTGTCCCGGGATGCAGGCTCTCTGTCTTCTTCAAGTGTGGAAGAACCCGGGGTTCCTGCAAATCagcaaaagaggaggaagaaaaccaagaaatTTGTCTTGAAGGACCAAG CACCCCCAGAAGCGGATGCAGAAAATAAGATGACGTTCTTTTCACACTGGGTCAACCCTGAGGTGAAATGCGACAGGCTGGAGGAACCTTTTGTCCTGTTGAAGTCTGAAACAGAGGCCAAACCCAAGACTAAGGAGCCAGAGAAGAGTCAAGCTCTTGTCAGAGCCAACACAGCGAAGACTACAAAAGACCCCAAGGCCAAGCCTCTCGTTGCCAAGAAGAACATTTGA